One stretch of Natronobacterium gregoryi SP2 DNA includes these proteins:
- the argF gene encoding ornithine carbamoyltransferase gives MQHLVDINDVETEEIEQLFELTDEMKENPGEFSSVMDNKTLVMLFAKPSTRTRLSFETGMTQLGGHGIFFEMGSSQLSRGEPISDVSQVMSRYEDAIMARLFEHDEMLELAEHAEVPVINGLTDFLHPCQALTDLYTLHEKDRLDTIAFVGDGNNVAHSLMQASAKMDVDCRIATPEGMEPDEEIQERVSDADVMVTNDPYEAVDDATAVYSDVFVSMGEEEEREEKLAKFDGFQVDQDLMDAARDDAVFMHCLPAHRGEEVTAEVADGPQSVIFDQAENRMHIQKAIIHTLVNE, from the coding sequence ATGCAGCATCTAGTAGACATCAACGACGTCGAGACCGAAGAGATCGAACAACTGTTCGAACTAACCGACGAAATGAAGGAGAACCCCGGAGAGTTCTCCTCGGTAATGGACAACAAGACCCTCGTGATGCTGTTCGCGAAGCCGTCCACCCGGACGCGCCTGTCCTTCGAGACTGGAATGACCCAGCTCGGCGGCCACGGCATCTTCTTCGAGATGGGGTCCTCGCAGCTCAGCCGCGGGGAACCAATTTCGGACGTCAGCCAGGTCATGTCGCGCTACGAGGACGCGATCATGGCCCGTCTGTTCGAGCACGACGAAATGCTCGAACTGGCCGAACACGCCGAGGTCCCAGTCATCAACGGTCTGACTGACTTCCTCCACCCATGTCAGGCACTGACGGACCTCTACACGCTCCACGAGAAGGACCGTCTCGACACGATCGCGTTCGTCGGTGACGGCAACAACGTCGCACACTCGCTGATGCAGGCGTCCGCAAAGATGGACGTCGACTGTCGCATCGCGACCCCCGAAGGCATGGAGCCCGACGAAGAGATTCAGGAACGAGTGAGCGACGCCGACGTGATGGTCACGAACGATCCGTACGAGGCCGTCGACGATGCAACTGCCGTCTACTCGGACGTCTTCGTCAGCATGGGCGAAGAAGAGGAACGAGAAGAGAAACTCGCCAAGTTCGACGGCTTCCAGGTCGACCAAGACCTCATGGACGCTGCCCGCGACGATGCAGTCTTCATGCACTGCCTCCCAGCCCACCGAGGCGAAGAAGTGACGGCAGAAGTCGCAGACGGACCGCAGTCGGTCATCTTCGACCAGGCTGAAAACCGGATGCACATCCAGAAAGCAATCATCCACACGCTCGTCAACGAGTAA
- a CDS encoding DUF4440 domain-containing protein, whose protein sequence is MDRRTLLKGTAVATALTLAGCTENGETADPDGNGEEETENGAAEDPVDEDRDEDDEELATLSEAYWEAFEDGDSDQYSQLFHSESSYGNQETWDKDDYWVSEELTVTVEDREIAYHTDTTATITEQVRWETPEEGETDLESVLEVEIEDGEWKIVAPSQARPAQ, encoded by the coding sequence ATGGATCGCAGAACACTACTGAAGGGTACAGCAGTTGCAACGGCACTGACACTTGCAGGATGTACGGAAAACGGTGAGACTGCTGACCCGGACGGGAACGGCGAAGAAGAGACCGAAAACGGGGCAGCGGAAGATCCTGTAGACGAAGACAGAGACGAAGACGACGAAGAGCTTGCCACACTCTCCGAAGCGTACTGGGAGGCTTTCGAAGACGGCGACTCCGACCAGTACTCACAACTGTTCCACTCGGAATCGTCCTACGGAAACCAGGAAACCTGGGACAAAGACGATTACTGGGTTAGTGAGGAGCTGACCGTCACCGTCGAGGACCGAGAAATCGCATACCATACAGACACTACCGCGACAATCACCGAGCAGGTCCGCTGGGAAACGCCCGAAGAAGGTGAAACCGACCTCGAGAGCGTTCTAGAGGTCGAAATCGAAGACGGTGAGTGGAAGATCGTGGCCCCATCACAGGCTCGACCAGCCCAGTAA
- a CDS encoding M14 family zinc carboxypeptidase: protein MKSVGAASFATVAVPAASVRAEAAVSSDVHHRYDEIELGAGPTLTNEQLGERLMLLAEKNDRINLRQIGASAGRKDPIWEVKAGSGDTSVHIINQIHGDEPYGTEALLSIFRRLVDEDSELVDSILNNLSLTILPRVNPDGAMHHGDLSGDGNDQRLGSRENQQEWDSSYSHETPYYYNDSLHASDVSGYDPNRDFNIRPDFISKFHDDPEQWNDDGELTMEYKGHTLETCGARLTPEVNAITRSFLEADPDYAKTIHSQNIPTDPDSGDPTILSVMASYGPSHAEKAPFRDEDAPLASYANPFIDEDTSTRSIRLNTLVTQALDETAGPWSTYETGTRFGYASLWGSYLDTLCPLTNAAGMLYELPGQSGQVGTRAYYKKVEAARVGVLESLAAIAENPSLSHVDEDDYFDIPLKGGQYEYDASRGYQGRGGAGTR, encoded by the coding sequence ATGAAGTCCGTGGGAGCCGCGTCGTTCGCAACTGTTGCTGTACCAGCAGCTAGCGTGAGAGCGGAAGCTGCCGTCTCGTCCGACGTCCACCACCGGTACGACGAAATCGAGTTGGGGGCCGGCCCAACGCTTACGAACGAACAACTGGGCGAGCGACTAATGCTGCTGGCCGAAAAGAACGATCGAATCAACCTCCGGCAGATTGGCGCTTCTGCCGGCCGGAAAGACCCGATTTGGGAGGTCAAAGCCGGTAGTGGCGATACTAGCGTCCACATCATCAACCAGATTCACGGCGACGAACCGTACGGGACCGAAGCACTGCTCAGTATTTTCCGCCGACTCGTCGACGAAGATTCGGAACTCGTCGACAGCATCCTGAACAACCTCTCGCTTACGATTCTCCCGCGTGTGAATCCCGACGGTGCGATGCACCACGGCGATCTCAGCGGTGATGGGAACGATCAGCGGCTCGGCTCTCGAGAGAATCAACAGGAGTGGGACTCCTCGTACTCACACGAAACACCGTACTACTACAACGATAGTCTCCACGCAAGTGACGTTAGCGGATACGACCCGAACCGGGACTTCAACATTCGTCCGGACTTCATCTCGAAATTCCACGACGATCCCGAGCAGTGGAACGATGACGGAGAGTTGACGATGGAATACAAAGGACACACGTTGGAGACCTGTGGTGCCCGGCTGACGCCGGAGGTAAACGCCATTACGCGGTCGTTCCTGGAAGCCGATCCGGACTACGCCAAGACGATCCACTCGCAGAATATTCCGACTGATCCGGATAGTGGTGACCCCACGATTCTCAGCGTTATGGCGTCTTACGGCCCATCGCATGCTGAAAAAGCGCCGTTCCGGGACGAAGACGCACCACTGGCGAGTTACGCGAACCCGTTCATCGACGAGGATACCAGTACCCGATCGATTCGCCTCAATACGCTGGTCACGCAGGCACTCGACGAAACCGCCGGCCCCTGGTCGACGTACGAAACTGGGACCCGATTTGGCTACGCCTCACTCTGGGGATCGTATCTCGACACGCTCTGTCCGCTGACGAACGCCGCCGGAATGCTGTACGAACTCCCCGGCCAGTCCGGACAGGTCGGAACTCGAGCGTACTACAAGAAGGTCGAAGCCGCCAGAGTCGGTGTTCTCGAGAGTCTTGCAGCGATCGCAGAGAATCCGTCGCTCTCGCACGTCGACGAAGACGATTACTTCGATATCCCCCTCAAGGGCGGTCAGTACGAGTACGACGCCAGTCGGGGCTACCAGGGTCGCGGCGGTGCTGGCACTCGGTAG